From Pseudoalteromonas viridis, the proteins below share one genomic window:
- a CDS encoding SDR family oxidoreductase has translation MTQSVLVTGSNSGFGYLIANTLADNGFTVVGTMRDPQGRNASVANELRTKGIHVIDIDVTNDSSVEQGVKTALEQAGHIDVLINNAGVGTLGWQESFDIDDFKRVFDINVFGVQRMTRALLPHMKQRGQGTLVQVSSILGQFVLPFLGSYNATKYAVEGLAENYRVELSQFGIQSLIVQPGGFGTDFGANLLRSSDKAVTQSYGEFADAPEQMWAGTEQGHDAENAPSPQMVADAVLKLLQTDVSARPFRTTVDGTGLNPVIEAVNEVREQAMQHIYNAYGMDAMLKVKQS, from the coding sequence ATGACACAATCAGTACTAGTAACCGGATCAAACAGCGGGTTTGGCTATCTCATTGCAAACACTTTGGCAGACAACGGCTTTACCGTGGTGGGTACCATGCGCGACCCGCAAGGGCGCAATGCCTCGGTCGCCAATGAGCTCAGGACCAAAGGGATCCATGTTATCGATATTGACGTGACAAACGACAGTAGCGTTGAACAGGGCGTGAAAACGGCGCTTGAGCAGGCAGGACACATTGATGTACTGATCAATAATGCGGGTGTAGGCACCCTAGGCTGGCAGGAAAGCTTTGATATCGACGATTTTAAACGCGTATTTGATATCAATGTGTTTGGCGTGCAACGGATGACGCGCGCCTTGTTACCACATATGAAACAACGCGGGCAGGGAACGTTAGTACAGGTTTCGAGTATTTTAGGTCAGTTCGTATTACCATTTTTGGGGTCTTACAACGCGACAAAATATGCAGTGGAAGGCCTTGCCGAAAACTATCGGGTTGAGCTGTCTCAGTTTGGTATTCAGTCTTTGATTGTTCAACCTGGCGGATTTGGCACTGACTTTGGCGCCAACTTACTGAGATCGAGTGATAAAGCGGTTACACAAAGCTATGGTGAGTTTGCTGATGCGCCAGAACAAATGTGGGCAGGTACAGAGCAAGGTCACGATGCAGAAAATGCGCCCAGCCCGCAAATGGTGGCCGATGCTGTGCTGAAACTGTTACAAACCGATGTGTCAGCACGCCCATTCAGGACAACGGTAGATGGCACAGGCTTAAACCCGGTCATTGAAGCAGTAAATGAAGTCAGAGAGCAAGCCATGCAACATATATACAACGCTTACGGAATGGACGCTATGTTAAAAGTAAAACAAAGCTAA
- a CDS encoding type 1 glutamine amidotransferase domain-containing protein — MKLKTLAVLTALITSPMTLADEILVVMSDTAQMTLKNGYDYKTGVYLNELMEPVKLFLDAGHTLTFASPKGMAPRLDPVSDTPDHFPDVSKANYQAHKALFNQLKIDDKTDSPVVSFARIEQIGIDKFDAVFVPGGHAPLGDLVANPQLGEFLRHFNAQKKPTGLVCHGPVALLSALPNAAQFEVAMKSGKHAKPAEGWVYEGYRMTTFSNSEEAVATQYYLGGDELHYWPQDALTKAGGDYSRGEKDWHPHVVVDRELITGQNNKSSTGVALALLKQLDQ, encoded by the coding sequence ATGAAATTAAAAACACTCGCAGTACTGACCGCACTAATCACAAGCCCAATGACCCTGGCCGATGAGATCCTGGTGGTTATGTCGGATACCGCACAAATGACACTGAAAAACGGATACGACTATAAAACGGGTGTCTATCTGAACGAACTGATGGAACCGGTTAAGTTGTTTCTGGACGCCGGCCACACACTGACGTTTGCATCGCCAAAGGGGATGGCACCGAGACTGGACCCTGTGTCTGATACGCCAGACCATTTCCCGGACGTCAGTAAGGCCAATTACCAAGCACATAAAGCACTATTTAATCAGCTCAAAATTGATGACAAGACCGACAGCCCCGTCGTCAGCTTTGCTCGCATAGAGCAAATTGGCATCGACAAGTTTGACGCGGTGTTTGTACCGGGTGGCCATGCACCACTGGGTGACTTGGTTGCTAACCCTCAGCTGGGTGAGTTTTTACGTCACTTTAATGCCCAGAAAAAGCCAACCGGTTTAGTCTGCCACGGTCCGGTTGCCTTACTTTCGGCACTGCCAAATGCCGCCCAGTTCGAAGTAGCTATGAAGTCAGGTAAGCATGCCAAACCCGCAGAAGGTTGGGTGTATGAGGGGTATCGCATGACCACATTCAGTAACTCTGAAGAAGCCGTTGCAACACAATACTATCTCGGTGGTGATGAACTGCATTACTGGCCACAGGACGCGTTAACCAAAGCGGGCGGAGATTATTCTCGCGGCGAAAAAGACTGGCATCCGCATGTTGTGGTTGACCGCGAGCTGATCACCGGTCAGAACAACAAGTCGTCAACCGGTGTGGCATTAGCACTACTTAAGCAACTTGACCAATAA
- a CDS encoding LysR family transcriptional regulator, whose amino-acid sequence MSNISDIELNQLRLLQLIFETKNLTRAGERAGLTQSAVSHTLKKLRHSFNDSLVIRQGNKLILTPRAEYLQSQLNRWLNDFERHILTQEQFDPAHSSRTFFIATSDLVEQSLAPALIQHLSKVAPNIQVVFAKLDKRGFASQIESGEVDFSISVIESSHPALMVTTLYKDDYVSVVRQDHPCLDVAFDLANYCRYPHILAGTGKDIRGTVDDALDKLGHTRKVQYKVANFSSAPYIVETSNVIFTAPRTFAEAIRTKFNITILEPPLSVPSFSMKMYWDIRNKDDQANRWFRQELISVARQKAA is encoded by the coding sequence ATGAGCAATATTTCGGATATCGAGCTAAATCAGCTGCGCCTTTTGCAGTTAATATTTGAGACTAAAAACCTGACACGGGCTGGCGAGCGTGCCGGGCTAACGCAATCAGCCGTCAGCCACACGCTGAAAAAACTGCGCCATAGTTTTAATGATTCTTTGGTTATTCGTCAGGGTAATAAGCTGATCCTGACACCGCGTGCAGAATACCTGCAATCCCAGCTTAACCGCTGGCTGAATGACTTTGAGCGTCATATTCTCACGCAGGAGCAGTTCGACCCCGCCCATTCCAGTCGTACTTTTTTTATTGCCACCAGCGATCTGGTTGAGCAGTCACTGGCGCCAGCCCTGATCCAACACCTAAGCAAAGTTGCACCTAACATTCAGGTTGTTTTTGCCAAACTCGACAAACGTGGTTTTGCCAGTCAAATAGAAAGTGGTGAAGTAGACTTTTCAATCAGCGTGATAGAATCGAGTCACCCTGCTTTGATGGTGACCACCTTGTATAAAGACGACTATGTGTCGGTCGTCAGGCAAGATCACCCCTGTCTGGACGTTGCATTCGATCTGGCAAATTACTGTCGCTATCCGCATATTCTGGCAGGCACGGGTAAAGACATTCGGGGTACAGTGGATGACGCGCTGGACAAACTAGGCCACACCCGCAAGGTGCAATACAAAGTCGCAAATTTTTCGAGCGCTCCTTATATTGTTGAAACCAGCAATGTCATATTCACGGCACCACGCACCTTTGCAGAAGCCATTCGCACCAAGTTCAACATCACGATACTTGAACCACCGCTGTCAGTTCCGTCTTTCTCGATGAAAATGTACTGGGATATCCGCAATAAAGATGACCAGGCAAATCGATGGTTCAGGCAGGAGCTCATCAGCGTTGCCAGACAAAAAGCCGCCTGA
- a CDS encoding peroxidase, FMP-type, producing MTSKSQPSSIRPYPELVKDNEPTVPQFGILDKLHGTWVNWKGGPKGLHTTPMPSPGTSSETVFGVFHFKSQQYREQLTFSKVNAPVRNRAGSNEQFNGPVKYETAIIDNKGDLQHFENGMYLWLGDNTMPWKEDGKYQNPRTMFSRPSTQETVDEDGGVPVIGPGELGPQFVPPHSISRSGVIPHGTTIHLTGNVTHFDKKETPDAPEKPEIAKLWEQPYLSISPTMGIDPERDLIPGSLKKPFWTNLPREEQRDYPGQPEAHRGVNSARAYFLNIFNYDEDGAKFPYTVQPNLLLSQFNEGLNFKSYDLIELDSQHDTGVQGATVNNVMIERYCRVVRMRHRMWLERVELENGKEIDQLQYEQIVDFEFMFGASGETTQWPHIQVNTLRRIEDIAEEDRYTPIKLPEEADTPVKTPKAKVHHMNHKVK from the coding sequence ATGACAAGCAAATCACAACCCTCTTCCATTCGCCCTTACCCTGAATTAGTCAAGGATAACGAACCCACAGTGCCACAATTTGGCATACTCGATAAACTTCACGGCACCTGGGTCAACTGGAAAGGCGGGCCCAAAGGCTTGCATACTACACCTATGCCCTCTCCCGGTACTTCTTCAGAAACCGTGTTTGGGGTTTTTCATTTTAAGTCGCAGCAATACCGTGAGCAGTTGACCTTTAGTAAAGTGAACGCGCCGGTTCGCAACCGCGCGGGCTCAAACGAGCAGTTTAATGGCCCGGTTAAGTACGAAACGGCCATCATAGATAACAAAGGCGATCTTCAACACTTTGAGAACGGCATGTACTTGTGGCTGGGCGACAACACGATGCCGTGGAAAGAGGACGGTAAATATCAAAACCCACGTACCATGTTCTCCCGGCCTTCAACCCAGGAAACCGTCGATGAAGATGGCGGCGTGCCGGTTATTGGCCCAGGCGAACTAGGCCCGCAGTTTGTCCCGCCACACTCTATCTCTCGCTCCGGCGTGATCCCCCATGGCACCACGATTCACCTGACAGGCAACGTGACGCATTTTGACAAAAAAGAAACACCGGATGCCCCTGAAAAACCTGAGATTGCAAAACTTTGGGAGCAGCCCTATCTGTCTATCTCTCCTACCATGGGTATAGATCCAGAACGCGACCTGATCCCGGGTAGCCTGAAAAAGCCATTCTGGACAAATCTGCCACGGGAAGAACAAAGAGACTACCCTGGCCAGCCCGAGGCGCACCGTGGGGTAAACAGTGCCCGAGCCTATTTTCTAAATATCTTTAATTATGACGAGGATGGTGCCAAGTTTCCCTACACTGTTCAGCCAAATCTGTTACTGTCACAGTTCAATGAGGGGTTAAATTTCAAAAGCTATGATCTGATCGAGTTAGACAGCCAGCACGATACCGGAGTGCAGGGTGCCACCGTTAATAATGTTATGATTGAGCGCTACTGCCGTGTGGTTCGCATGCGCCATCGCATGTGGCTGGAGCGAGTTGAACTCGAAAATGGCAAAGAGATAGATCAGTTGCAATATGAGCAAATCGTAGACTTTGAATTTATGTTCGGTGCCAGTGGCGAAACCACCCAATGGCCTCATATTCAGGTCAATACTTTGCGCCGCATTGAGGACATTGCAGAAGAAGACCGATACACCCCTATTAAATTGCCTGAAGAAGCCGACACGCCTGTCAAAACACCTAAAGCTAAGGTTCATCACATGAACCATAAAGTAAAATAA